The following are encoded together in the Tribolium castaneum strain GA2 chromosome 3, icTriCast1.1, whole genome shotgun sequence genome:
- the LOC103313725 gene encoding E3 ubiquitin-protein ligase Topors isoform X1: protein MADSKLASPRADTASPPPHCAICLGTCKNKCRANSCMHEFCYSCLLEWSRIKAECPLCKQEFKSILHNIKSLNEYDVHIVENITVENNRYLENASLIYLPPATPPVHQYHFRTTFTVDTNGEHAIQQMLLSHPLLTIGGFTPDRYTNHRRRRGDTSTSFRRSVYTDNLWVYAPPDITGRYRDVSPSYYRHNPAARTRLVPWLNRELNALLYENTQQVMHLVDIIMDHLLRHHICSYMFRSLLYDYLGNKTDHFIHEFYNFMRSPFDMVGYDRHVIYTERQHSSPFRFVDEIDVSDYDSDVILVSDTNNNQGAQAQDPVIIDLVETDSDEPIIVSEERNETRWCDEELNRQPILPLKLRIKNRHKSKEKKSKSKKRHRPPSTSPSTSSSTSSSEDSSSDTDCGYKRYHKRCLKKIKREKKKRKDSYYVERNNSDNEDDIPLANFTKKKKAKHSKHKSYTVVNSKKEKKHSHKHHELGSEACDSTQNPTVEVESQNGESLKSEDKHTDSTNSDESFYSEHKPYVKSKIRDLRNEDRHKAGPSSGRLRNTLKKETSTNLWYSRPCLYDSDSSDS from the exons attaaagCGGAATGTCCTTTGTGCAAACAAGAGTTCAAATCCATCCTCCACAACATAAAGTCTCTCAACGAGTACGATGTCCACATTGTGGAAAACATCACCGTGGAGAACAACCGTTACCTCGAGAATGCCTCCTTGATCTACTTGCCCCCTGCCACGCCCCCCGTGCACCAGTACCACTTTCG AACCACATTTACTGTGGACACAAACGGAGAACATGCGATTCAACAAATGTTGCTCAGTCATCCGTTACTCACCATCGGAGGTTTTACCCCCGACAG GTATACAAACCATAGGAGACGAAGAGGTGACACTTCCACGTCGTTTAGGAGATCTGTATATACCGATAATTTGTGGGTCTATGCTCCTCCTGATATAACAGGAAGGTATAGAGACGTATCACCGTCTTACTACAG ACATAATCCAGCTGCGAGAACACGTCTAGTGCCCTGGCTAAACCGCGAACTCAACGCCCTCTTGTACGAAAACACGCAGCAAGTGATGCACTTGGTGGACATCATCATGGACCACCTTCTTCGCCACCACATATGTAGCTACATGTTCCGATCCCTTTTGTACGATTACTTGGGGAACAAAACTGACCATTTCATTCACgagttttacaattttatgcgGTCTCCATTTGACATGGTTGGCTATGACCGGCATGTGATATACACTGAGCGCCAGCACTCATCGCCGTTCCGATTTGTTGATGAAATCGACGTTTCGGATTACGACAGTGACGTGATTTTGGTCAGTGACACGAACAATAATCAAGGGGCCCAAGCACAAGATCCGGTCATTATTGACCTCGTTGAGACTGATTCAGACGAACCAATCATAGTCTCGGAAGAACGAAACGAGACACGGTGGTGCGATGAGGAATTAAACCGGCAGCCGATTCTTCCGTTGAAACTCAGAATCAAGAATCGACACAAGTCAAAGGAGAAAAAATCCAAGAGTAAGAAACGTCACAGGCCACCGTCGACGAGTCCTTCCACCAGTAGCAGCACCAGCAGCTCAGAAGACAGCTCTTCAGACACTGACTGTGGCTACAAGAGGTACCATAAACGATGTTTGAAGAAGATTAAGAGGGAGAAGAAGAAACGGAAAGATAGTTATTATGTGGAGAGGAACAACTCGGACAATGAGGATGATATCCCCTTAGCTAATTTCACCAAAAAGAAGAAAGCAAAGCACAGTAAACACAAGTCGTACACTGTGGTCAACtcgaaaaaggaaaagaaacaTTCACATAAACATCACGAACTAGGGAGTGAAGCTTGCGATTCGACGCAGAATCCCACTGTAGAGGTAGAGTCACAAAATGGCGAAAGTCTTAAGAGTGAGGACAAACACACAGACAGTACAAACAGTGATGAAAGTTTTTATAGTGAACATAAACCGTACGTTAAGAGTAAAATTAGAGACCTGAGGAACGAAGATAGGCACAAGGCAGGGCCGAGCAGCGGACGGCTGAGGAATACACTTAAGAAGGAAACGTCAACGAACTTGTGGTATTCAAGGCCTTGTCTGTATGATTCCGATAGTTCTGATAGTTAA
- the LOC103313725 gene encoding E3 ubiquitin-protein ligase Topors isoform X2, with protein sequence MADSKLASPRADTASPPPHCAICLGTCKNKCRANSCMHEFCYSCLLEWSRIKAECPLCKQEFKSILHNIKSLNEYDVHIVENITVENNRYLENASLIYLPPATPPVHQYHFRYTNHRRRRGDTSTSFRRSVYTDNLWVYAPPDITGRYRDVSPSYYRHNPAARTRLVPWLNRELNALLYENTQQVMHLVDIIMDHLLRHHICSYMFRSLLYDYLGNKTDHFIHEFYNFMRSPFDMVGYDRHVIYTERQHSSPFRFVDEIDVSDYDSDVILVSDTNNNQGAQAQDPVIIDLVETDSDEPIIVSEERNETRWCDEELNRQPILPLKLRIKNRHKSKEKKSKSKKRHRPPSTSPSTSSSTSSSEDSSSDTDCGYKRYHKRCLKKIKREKKKRKDSYYVERNNSDNEDDIPLANFTKKKKAKHSKHKSYTVVNSKKEKKHSHKHHELGSEACDSTQNPTVEVESQNGESLKSEDKHTDSTNSDESFYSEHKPYVKSKIRDLRNEDRHKAGPSSGRLRNTLKKETSTNLWYSRPCLYDSDSSDS encoded by the exons attaaagCGGAATGTCCTTTGTGCAAACAAGAGTTCAAATCCATCCTCCACAACATAAAGTCTCTCAACGAGTACGATGTCCACATTGTGGAAAACATCACCGTGGAGAACAACCGTTACCTCGAGAATGCCTCCTTGATCTACTTGCCCCCTGCCACGCCCCCCGTGCACCAGTACCACTTTCG GTATACAAACCATAGGAGACGAAGAGGTGACACTTCCACGTCGTTTAGGAGATCTGTATATACCGATAATTTGTGGGTCTATGCTCCTCCTGATATAACAGGAAGGTATAGAGACGTATCACCGTCTTACTACAG ACATAATCCAGCTGCGAGAACACGTCTAGTGCCCTGGCTAAACCGCGAACTCAACGCCCTCTTGTACGAAAACACGCAGCAAGTGATGCACTTGGTGGACATCATCATGGACCACCTTCTTCGCCACCACATATGTAGCTACATGTTCCGATCCCTTTTGTACGATTACTTGGGGAACAAAACTGACCATTTCATTCACgagttttacaattttatgcgGTCTCCATTTGACATGGTTGGCTATGACCGGCATGTGATATACACTGAGCGCCAGCACTCATCGCCGTTCCGATTTGTTGATGAAATCGACGTTTCGGATTACGACAGTGACGTGATTTTGGTCAGTGACACGAACAATAATCAAGGGGCCCAAGCACAAGATCCGGTCATTATTGACCTCGTTGAGACTGATTCAGACGAACCAATCATAGTCTCGGAAGAACGAAACGAGACACGGTGGTGCGATGAGGAATTAAACCGGCAGCCGATTCTTCCGTTGAAACTCAGAATCAAGAATCGACACAAGTCAAAGGAGAAAAAATCCAAGAGTAAGAAACGTCACAGGCCACCGTCGACGAGTCCTTCCACCAGTAGCAGCACCAGCAGCTCAGAAGACAGCTCTTCAGACACTGACTGTGGCTACAAGAGGTACCATAAACGATGTTTGAAGAAGATTAAGAGGGAGAAGAAGAAACGGAAAGATAGTTATTATGTGGAGAGGAACAACTCGGACAATGAGGATGATATCCCCTTAGCTAATTTCACCAAAAAGAAGAAAGCAAAGCACAGTAAACACAAGTCGTACACTGTGGTCAACtcgaaaaaggaaaagaaacaTTCACATAAACATCACGAACTAGGGAGTGAAGCTTGCGATTCGACGCAGAATCCCACTGTAGAGGTAGAGTCACAAAATGGCGAAAGTCTTAAGAGTGAGGACAAACACACAGACAGTACAAACAGTGATGAAAGTTTTTATAGTGAACATAAACCGTACGTTAAGAGTAAAATTAGAGACCTGAGGAACGAAGATAGGCACAAGGCAGGGCCGAGCAGCGGACGGCTGAGGAATACACTTAAGAAGGAAACGTCAACGAACTTGTGGTATTCAAGGCCTTGTCTGTATGATTCCGATAGTTCTGATAGTTAA
- the RNASEK gene encoding ribonuclease kappa: protein MPVCGPKLSLCGLILSVWGIVQLGLMGIFYHFHSVALAEDLPEVEPPEHVKDLDKFYSEIDRGFTQNAYNCWIAALLYLVTLAISVHQFWANNRSSLSV, encoded by the exons ATGCCAGTTTGTGGACCAAAATTGTCACTTTGTGGCCTGATCTTGAGCGTTTGGGGCATCGTGCAATTG GGGTTGATGGGGATTTTCTACCACTTCCATTCGGTGGCTCTTGCCGAAGACCTTCCCGAGGTCGAGCCCCCAGAACATGTCAAAGATCTCGATAAATTTTATAGTGAAATAGACAGGGGTTTCACACAG aatGCCTACAACTGCTGGATTGCAGCTCTGTTATATCTTGTAACCCTTGCGATTTCAGTGCACCAGTTCTGGGCCAACAACCGCTCGTCCTTGAGCGTGTGA
- the rush gene encoding pleckstrin homology domain-containing family F member 2 isoform X2 — protein sequence MVDKLVNSEANTRRIATVESCFGNSGQPLEVPGRVLVGEGVLVKMCRKKPKTRQFFLFNDILVYGNIIINKKKYNKQHIIPLEEVKLENLEDDNQFRNGWLIRTASKSFAVYAATAVEKQEWMAHINKCIEDLLRKSGKKAVEEHAAVWVPDGEAPVCMHCKKTQFTLINRRHHCRKCGAVVCGPCSNKRFLLPNQSSKPLRVCLHCYDVLTSAAKNHNSATDNSHKDRNNADSSGEEDSDDDDETNRGQPESHDLRRKHRKKTFKRTKR from the exons ATGGTGGATAAATTAG TGAACAGTGAAGCCAACACCAGGCGAATAGCCACCGTAGAGAGCTGTTTCGGAAATTCCGGACAGCCCCTGGAGGTCCCGGGGCGTGTCCTAGTCGGCGAAGGTGTCCTAGTTAAAATGTGCCGAAAGAAACCGAAAACCCGACAGTTTTTTCTATTCAACGACATCTTAGTCTACGGCAACATCATAATAAACAAGAAGAAATACAACAAGCAACATATCATTCCCTTAGAAGAAGTCAAATTGGAAAATCTCGAAGATGACAATC AATTCCGGAACGGCTGGCTGATCCGGACCGCCTCCAAGTCGTTCGCCGTCTACGCCGCCACGGCCGTGGAGAAGCAAGAGTGGATGGCGCACATAAACAAGTGCATTGAAGACCTGCTGCGGAAAAGCGGGAAAAAGGCAGTGGAAGAGCACGCAGCTGTGTGGGTGCCCGACGGCGAGGCCCCCGTGTGTATGCATTGCAAAAAGACACAGTTCACTCTAATCAACCGGAGGCACCACTGTCGCAAGTGCGGGGCCGTGGTGTGCGGCCCCTGCTCCAACAAAAGATTTCTTCTGCCCAATCAAAGCTCCAAGCCTTTGCGGGTGTGTCTGCACTGCTACGATGTGCTCACGTCGGCCGCTAAAAACCACAATTCAGCCACAGACAATTCACACAAAG ATCGAAATAATGCTGATTCATCAGGAGAGGAAGACTCGGATGACGACGATGAGACCAACAGAGGTCAACCGGAATCCCACGATTTG AGGCGAAAACACCGGAAGAAGACTTTCAAACGAACGAAAAGATAA
- the rush gene encoding pleckstrin homology domain-containing family F member 2 isoform X3 has protein sequence MVDKLVNSEANTRRIATVESCFGNSGQPLEVPGRVLVGEGVLVKMCRKKPKTRQFFLFNDILVYGNIIINKKKYNKQHIIPLEEVKLENLEDDNQFRNGWLIRTASKSFAVYAATAVEKQEWMAHINKCIEDLLRKSGKKAVEEHAAVWVPDGEAPVCMHCKKTQFTLINRRHHCRKCGAVVCGPCSNKRFLLPNQSSKPLRVCLHCYDVLTSAAKNHNSATDNSHKDRNNADSSGEEDSDDDDETNRGQPESHDLFQSHCLGYTCS, from the exons ATGGTGGATAAATTAG TGAACAGTGAAGCCAACACCAGGCGAATAGCCACCGTAGAGAGCTGTTTCGGAAATTCCGGACAGCCCCTGGAGGTCCCGGGGCGTGTCCTAGTCGGCGAAGGTGTCCTAGTTAAAATGTGCCGAAAGAAACCGAAAACCCGACAGTTTTTTCTATTCAACGACATCTTAGTCTACGGCAACATCATAATAAACAAGAAGAAATACAACAAGCAACATATCATTCCCTTAGAAGAAGTCAAATTGGAAAATCTCGAAGATGACAATC AATTCCGGAACGGCTGGCTGATCCGGACCGCCTCCAAGTCGTTCGCCGTCTACGCCGCCACGGCCGTGGAGAAGCAAGAGTGGATGGCGCACATAAACAAGTGCATTGAAGACCTGCTGCGGAAAAGCGGGAAAAAGGCAGTGGAAGAGCACGCAGCTGTGTGGGTGCCCGACGGCGAGGCCCCCGTGTGTATGCATTGCAAAAAGACACAGTTCACTCTAATCAACCGGAGGCACCACTGTCGCAAGTGCGGGGCCGTGGTGTGCGGCCCCTGCTCCAACAAAAGATTTCTTCTGCCCAATCAAAGCTCCAAGCCTTTGCGGGTGTGTCTGCACTGCTACGATGTGCTCACGTCGGCCGCTAAAAACCACAATTCAGCCACAGACAATTCACACAAAG ATCGAAATAATGCTGATTCATCAGGAGAGGAAGACTCGGATGACGACGATGAGACCAACAGAGGTCAACCGGAATCCCACGATTTG TTTCAGAGCCACTGCCTCGGTTACACTTGTT CCTAA
- the rush gene encoding pleckstrin homology domain-containing family F member 2 isoform X1: MVDKLVNSEANTRRIATVESCFGNSGQPLEVPGRVLVGEGVLVKMCRKKPKTRQFFLFNDILVYGNIIINKKKYNKQHIIPLEEVKLENLEDDNQFRNGWLIRTASKSFAVYAATAVEKQEWMAHINKCIEDLLRKSGKKAVEEHAAVWVPDGEAPVCMHCKKTQFTLINRRHHCRKCGAVVCGPCSNKRFLLPNQSSKPLRVCLHCYDVLTSAAKNHNSATDNSHKDRNNADSSGEEDSDDDDETNRGQPESHDLPKFYGDSERTDDLH, encoded by the exons ATGGTGGATAAATTAG TGAACAGTGAAGCCAACACCAGGCGAATAGCCACCGTAGAGAGCTGTTTCGGAAATTCCGGACAGCCCCTGGAGGTCCCGGGGCGTGTCCTAGTCGGCGAAGGTGTCCTAGTTAAAATGTGCCGAAAGAAACCGAAAACCCGACAGTTTTTTCTATTCAACGACATCTTAGTCTACGGCAACATCATAATAAACAAGAAGAAATACAACAAGCAACATATCATTCCCTTAGAAGAAGTCAAATTGGAAAATCTCGAAGATGACAATC AATTCCGGAACGGCTGGCTGATCCGGACCGCCTCCAAGTCGTTCGCCGTCTACGCCGCCACGGCCGTGGAGAAGCAAGAGTGGATGGCGCACATAAACAAGTGCATTGAAGACCTGCTGCGGAAAAGCGGGAAAAAGGCAGTGGAAGAGCACGCAGCTGTGTGGGTGCCCGACGGCGAGGCCCCCGTGTGTATGCATTGCAAAAAGACACAGTTCACTCTAATCAACCGGAGGCACCACTGTCGCAAGTGCGGGGCCGTGGTGTGCGGCCCCTGCTCCAACAAAAGATTTCTTCTGCCCAATCAAAGCTCCAAGCCTTTGCGGGTGTGTCTGCACTGCTACGATGTGCTCACGTCGGCCGCTAAAAACCACAATTCAGCCACAGACAATTCACACAAAG ATCGAAATAATGCTGATTCATCAGGAGAGGAAGACTCGGATGACGACGATGAGACCAACAGAGGTCAACCGGAATCCCACGATTTG CCTAAATTTTACGGCGACAGCGAAAGAACCGATGATCTACACTGA
- the LOC664501 gene encoding uncharacterized protein LOC664501, which produces MALYLSRFYVSSSRFISLLTLTRVLPQFYSKFEADVIDDFTTQLMQSKISKWESKKRQNQALLENIPKSDDTHLGEISVENMGSDQLGFLFQNAIDSNDTKAVKNLINLCIQHNKSPTVNTIVNVLSICGASGDKETISQIQELCKTHHPTALEDNSNFRHYLAKAIWTKGDISKALEMFENVYRENPFLRRSIRLMLKYLISDLITNGSEAALANTIAFSERIHRDFQDVSPLTCVWQACFLSEWFTDQSVALELLEKHNGLCKSVINRIPYVVFVSLKCHRTEVVYRLLEILLKFKMKQQYSNVLESLLEYQFRYGDWNQCSEIIRWAVDNDVALPKTHHIKLINSKLNKKMKTPFAQLEQESGEKPKWKL; this is translated from the exons ATGGCACTTTATTTAAGCCGCTTTTACGTGAGCAGCTCTCGATTTATATCACTGCTAACTTTAACTCGGGTTTTGCctcaattttattcaaaatttgagGCCGATGTTATTGACGACTTTACAACCCAGTTGATGCAAAGTAAAATCAGTAAATGGGAGTCAAAGAAGCGACAAAACCAAGCCCTGTTGGAGAACATCCCTAAAAGTGATGACACCCATCTTGGGGAAATATCGGTGGAGAATATGGGAAGTGATCAACTTGGCTTTCTCTTCCAAAACGCAATAGATAGTAACGACACAAAAGCTGTTAAGAATTTAATCAACTTGTGTATTCAACACAATAAATCGCCGACAGTTAATACCATAGTTAATGTCCTTTCAATATGTGGGGCAAGTGGCGATAAAGAGACCATTTCTCAAATTCAGGAGTTATGCAAAACTCATCACCCCACTGCACTCGAGGACAATTCGAATTTTCGCCACTATCTCGCCAAGGCAATATGGACGAAAGGAGATATTTCCAAAGCCTtagaaatgtttgaaaatgtttACCGTGAAAATCCCTTTTTGAGGCGAAGTATCCGCCTCATGTTAAAATACTTAATCAGTGATTTGATTACAAATGGCAGTGAAGCCGCACTAGCAAACACGATTGCTTTCTCAGAACGGATTCATAGGGACTTTCAAGATGTGAGTCCCCTCACTTGCGTGTGGCAAGCGTGTTTCCTGAGCGAGTGGTTCACTGATCAAAGTGTAGCTTTAGAACTACTCGAAAAACACAACGGTTTGTGCAAATCTGTGATCAATAGAATCCCTTATGTAGTTTTTGTCTCGCTAAAGTGCCACAGGACCGAAGTTGTCTACCggttgttggaaattttactCAAGTTTAAGATGAAACAACAATATTCCAACGTGTTGGAGTCTCTGTTAGAATATCAAT TTAGGTATGGAGATTGGAATCAGTGCTCGGAAATTATTAGGTGGGCAGTTGACAACGACGTGGCTTTACCTAAAACACACcacattaaattaattaattcgaagCTTAACAAAAAGATGAAGACTCCTTTCGCACAGCTGGAACAGGAATCGGGCGAGAAACCAAAGTGGAAGTTGTAA
- the bisc gene encoding TM2 domain-containing protein CG10795 translates to MKKYLYLILNVLLTAWVYTMDPNPQTIDCSTLRMGQYICPDPSYDLVDPKTQQIRGCSKENKARVPCIAAEGLNCSETNNSTFTREMPCKWTNGYSFETALLLSIFLGMFGVDRFYLGYPAIGLAKFCTLGFMFLGQLVDIVLIATQVVGPADGSAYVIPFYGPGVQVVRSDNWTYRLKQDDW, encoded by the exons atgaagaaatactTGTATTTGATTCTCAACGTGTTATTAACGGCATGGGTGTACACAATGGACCCAAACCCCCAAACAATAGACTGCAGCACACTTCGAATGGGGCAGTACATCTGCCCTGACCCAAGCTACGACCTTGTTGACCCCAAAACCCAACAAATCCGGGGATGTAGTAAAGAAAACAAAGCCAGAG TTCCTTGCATAGCAGCTGAAGGCCTAAATTGTTCAGAAACAAACAATTCAACTTTTACAAGGGAAATGCCTTGCAAGTGGAC AAATGGGTATTCATTCGAGACTGCTCTTTTACTCTCTATATTTCTGGGAATGTTTGGAGTTGATAGATTTTATTTGGGGTACCCAGCCATaggtttagcaaaattttgtacattAGGATTCATGTTTCTGGGCCAGTTGGTGGACATTGTGCTTATAGCGACTCAAGTCGTTGGGCCTGCAGATGGGTCCGCATACGTAATCCCATTTTATGGGCCTGGGGTGCAAGTGGTGCGCAGTGATAATTGGACTTACAGACTTAAGCAAGATGATTGGTGA
- the LOC664505 gene encoding adipocyte plasma membrane-associated protein Hemomucin produces the protein MGLVGIVKFFTRRTFELLIIALLLVFLPKIPPEAKFEKPYKVAPPRPFEGALKLNEKLNDAEIWHKGDLHGPEAFVDYNGELYTSLHGGDVVKLTGNHITPVVKFGKPCKGIYEERICGRPLGMAFDKNGVLFVADSYYGVFKVDVKTGKKERLVAFDEQIDGRNVTLPNSVAVASNGDIFWTDSSTEFDLQDGVFDLLADGSGRLIHYDSKTKKNKVLISDLHFANGVVLSDDEEFVLVGETVRSRIHRYYLKGPKKGTHDIFIEGLPGLVDNLKHDGKGGFIVPLVVAVDNEHPLLTQIMGPFPLLRKFVARILGLVQFGFKFIGDIYPNEFSKRGVHFVGHFSMASFMYPPRVTILHLSKNGEIKDSLHCLNKKLSGISEAHIFKDTLYLGSPFNDYIGRIPLSKIGWEHLKPTPAPKPTTTTPKPTTTTTTTPKPTTTTTTTTPKPTTTTPKPTTTTPKPTTTTPKATPPTKPAQKEAQAKAVKDQPKAVPVKESPKKN, from the exons ATGGGTCTTGTCGGTATCGTGAAGTTTTTTACTCGTAGAACTTTTGAATTACTAATAATCGCTTTATTGCTTGTGTTTCTCCCGAAAATCCCCCCCGAGGCAAAGTTCGAAAAACCGTACAA AGTTGCACCGCCCCGGCCGTTCGAGGGGGCGCTTAAACTCAATGAGAAGCTAAACGATGCAGAGATTTGGCATAAGGGGGACCTCCACGGGCCTGAGGCTTTCGTGGATTACAACGGGGAGTTGTATACGTCACTGCATGGGGGCGACGTTGTTAAATTAACAGGAAACCACATTACCCCTGTTGTAAAGTTTGGGAAACCTTGTAAGGGGATCTATGAGGAACGGATCTGTGGGCGCCCCTTAGGCATGGCGTTTGATAAGAATGGAGTCTTATTTGTGGCCGATTCGTACTACGGGGTGTTCAAAGTTGACGTCAAAACCGGCAAAAAGGAGCGATTGGTTGCCTTTGACGAACAGATCGACGGCCGGAATGTGACTCTCCCAAATTCCGTGGCGGTTGCAAGCAATGGTGATATTTTCTGGACGGATTCAAGCACAGAGTTTGATTTACAAGATGGTGTTTTCGACTTGTTGGCGGACGGGAGTGGGAG ATTAATTCATTATGattcaaaaacgaaaaaaaataaagttttaatctCAGATTTGCATTTTGCAAACGGTGTTGTCTTATCCGACGATGAGGAATTCGTTTTAGTTGGTGAAACAGTTCGTAGTCGTATTCACCGTTACTATCTGAAAGGGCCCAAGAAGGGCACCCATGATATTTTCATTGAGGGGCTCCCGGGCCTCGTTGACAACTTGAAGCACGACGGAAAGGGCGGTTTCATTGTCCCTTTGGTTGTAGCCGTCGATAACGAACACCCACTACTCACTCAAATCATGGGTCCTTTCCCCCTGTTACGAAAATTCGTAGCTCGAATTTTGGGTTTGGTCCAGTTCGGGTTCAAATTTATCGGCGATATTTATCCGAACGAATTTTCAAAACGCGGCGTGCATTTCGTAGGCCATTTCAGCATGGCTTCGTTCATGTACCCCCCAAGGGTCACGATTTTACACCTCTCCAAAAACGGCGAGATCAAAGACAGTTTGCACTgtctcaataaaaaattgtcggGAATTAGCGAAGCGCATATCTTCAAAGACACGCTTTACCTTGGGTCGCCTTTTAACGATTACATCGGGCGCATTCCATTGTCGAAAATAGGTTGGGAGCACTTGAAACCAACCCCTGCTCCCAAACCTACAACTACAACACCTAAACCCACCACTACTACTACGACAACACCTAAACCTACTACCACTACAACCACAACAACGCCCAAACCAACCACCACAACACCTAAACCAACGACAACGACGCCTAAACCTACAACCACAACACCCAAAGCAACCCCTCCGACAAAACCTGCTCAAAAAGAAGCTCAAGCAAAAGCGGTAAAAGACCAACCCAAGGCAGTGCCAGTTAAAGAATCACCCAAAAAGAATTAA